The sequence below is a genomic window from Haematobia irritans isolate KBUSLIRL chromosome 3, ASM5000362v1, whole genome shotgun sequence.
GGCTCGAATAACCGGTCAACCGGTTACGACCGCCAACCGGTTACTGTTTATTTCgatgtcaaatttaattctctatcgacccaaaaaaaaaatgttttttacgaGGTATAGCTAAACTAGAGTTGCTCCTAATCCAATGAGAATTTCATTTACTTACCAATATGACAGTTTTACCATGACTTTCTTCCACAGATATAAACATTCCACGGAATATCAATCGGTATAAATAGTCTTATACTTCCCACTCGGGCTTTAGAGTTTTTAACCCTTTTTATTTAACCCTTGTGCACTCTTTGGATAAGTGCATATTAATCTTTTGCTTTTAATTATAGCGGAattctgaaatattttatttttattattatcttctaAAATCATACATTTCGTCCCTGTAatggataaataaaaatttcagataaatATCCAATaactaaaggaataaaaattactttttaaaaTCAAAGTTGAGTCAAATTGATCCAAGGGGTGCACATGATTATAAACACTATTGATTGTAAAAGGCCCTTTGAAATTGCAAATACTCCTGCTGCTCACGTCAAATATTTAATACGTTTCCGCATAGAGTAATTCAGAAAAAGCCATCAGCTGACATGCTACGACATTACTTCACGATACCTATCGTAGGACTAATTAcagtttaagaaatttttggtgattgttttccaaaaagtttgttgaaggtgttaaaattaagaaacatactcaaagttaaacaaaaaaacaaagataaCAAACAACAAAGAAACTACAAAGTGAATTTGTCAAACTCCAGAAAAATAGAAGAGCTAGTAAACAATCCAACAGCGATGGATACAAATTAGAATTAGATCAACAAAGCTTTTTTGCTTGCGTGGTGTCCAACAATTTTTGATTAACGACGAACGCATAGAAGTGTCATCATaatagaaaacaacaacaatatcatTAGCTAAAGATAGGCTCCATGAGTAATTCAACTAATAATGGTAGCGGCGGTGGTCGCCGTTCTCAACAAGTGGATTGGAACAGATTTGGGCTGGACGATGATGGAGAGGTAGTGGTAGCTAATTTTCGGCAGAGAGGGGCTAACACGGGTGGTTTCGTAGATCTCGGCAATGAGCACACATATGCTTCCGGCGGTCATCAAGCGTCGGgggccaatgaaattttcgcacAAGTACAAGGAGATAAACCTTGGTAAGCATGGAAACGCTTTTCGGTTGGTATACCAAATTAATTTGATACGTTGTTAATTAAGGTGGCGCTCTAATTTCTTTATATCTCAACCTGTGTTGTTTGGGACATGGGATGGCGTTTTCACATCGTGCCTCATCAATGTTTTTGGTGTTATTGTATTTCTTCGATCAGGGTGGATTGTGGCACAAGCAGGAATAGTTAATGCAATGCTTATTatattttgcacggttgttattgCCCTAGTATCTGTACTCTCAGCTGTAGGAATTTGCGAAAGATGTCGTGTAGAGAGTGGCGGTGTATATTTCCTGATAGCCCACACGCTGGGCTCCCGTTTTGGTGGTTCATTGGGTCTGTTGTATTGCTTTGGACAAGCGGTAGGATGCGCTCTGAATGTCATGGGTTTTGGAGAATCTATGGCTGGCCTAGTCGGCCTCGAAGGTAATAAATGGGCTATTAGAGGTTTTGCTGCGGCAGCTGTAATACTTTTGGGTTGCATCAATGTAGCCGGAGTGAAATGGGTCATTAAACTACAATTCATACTACTAATGATACTGTTGGTATCAGCTTTGGATTTCATGGTAGGCAGCTTTATTGGCGAAGACCCTCGTAAGATTTGGAATGAATTATGCGATGCAAAtcatattttaataattgttaCTGATTACAGAAAATGGTTTCGATGGTTGGGTCAGTAGTAATTTTGTAGAGAATCTCTGGCCGAAGTACGAGGATGGATATTCATGGTTCCGTGTCTTTGGTGTATTCTTCCCTACTGTAACTGGTGTATTATCTGGAATTAACATGAGTGGTGATTTAAGATCACCGAATACCGATATCCCAAATGGAACTTTAGCAGCTTTTGGAACTTcgtaagttgaatttatgtgtttcaatttgaattattgacaaaatagaattttagaaaatcgATTTTAGAAAACTAAATCTATCTCCGATTACGGCACGGTAAAATAACCAACGAtcgcaaaaataaaatagtagatttcaaaaatttaaaaaagtccaCCTTTGCAGGGGCAAAATATAAGTCGATTTATACAAATTCATTCTTAAAAACGATAAGGCAAAGTgataagaaaataattattcacgAACTTTGCTATTTTCCTTTAGAATAGAAGAACATCATTTTGATGTTTctctttaaatatttatttttagaacattCCTTTATATGGTCTTCATTTTATTCCTTGGTTCTACATGTCAACGAGCAACTTTACTTACCGATTTTATGATTTCTGTGAAAGTATCTGCCGTACATTTCTTGCTATTGGCCGGTATTTATGTATCGAGTATGTCCTCCTGCTTGGGAGCAATGTACGGAACACCCCGTGTATTGCAATCAATTGCCAAAGAAAGCGTTATTCCTGGTATCGATGTATTGGCCAAAGGAGTATGTGTTTAAAAAAGAAGATATTGTATTTGTAttaattttctcgtttattTTCCAGAGAGGCCCCAATAAGGTTCCCCTTCATGCTATGGCAGTTGTGGCAGTTGTTACTGTAACCTTCATTATTGTAGGCGATATTAACTTCTTGGCTCCCATTGTCACTATGCCATTTTTGCTTACATATGCTTGCATTGACTATTCTTATTTTGCTTTGGCCCAGACTTTTGACATACAAGAGCAGCGTGAGGAACGTTTTCGCATACAAGCCTCTTCGCCATCCTATGAGACTAGACGATATGGTGCCACGCAAGATGGCAACGATTTGGACTTGCTCTTTCCCGATAGGGTGCGCCATAAAAACTTACAAAGTCCACAAAATTCACCTTTACATGTGCCTTCAACAACGAATAATGTAAACACTCAACAAAATGGCTTTGTATCAAATACAGAAGCTTCAACAGCCTCATCGACACCAGTTTTCCAGGAAGGTGTAAATAGTACAAATGCAGAAGGTAATCTGGAGGCCGTTACCacacaagaaaatgatgaagagGAGCCTATCGCCCCAATTAGACCTCCTATTCATTCAAAAACAAAGAATTGGTATTCCGGTTATTGCAACAGATGGGCTTCACTTTTGGGAGTAAGTAAAGATATGCTTATGTTGTGATTTTACAATTTACCtgtgtttttcttttaaataggcCATTACTAAGCTTCTGGTTATGTTGTTGGTCAACTGGTACTATGCGTTGACCTGTTTCTTGGTTGTTTTTGTAGTGTGGTTCTATGTGGGCACAGCCAATCCAGCTGTTAAGCCAGGCTTAACGGCAGAATTCAATTTCTTTGCTTGGCTAAAAAGCGTTATATTCAGATGTTTCGGGTAAGTTGTAACCTCAATGACTATACAATGCGTACATTTAAGGAAAATACACGAATTGATTTAGAAACAATTGAAATGCAGATGGAAttgatttggattttttttcaaggAAAAGTGCATATATTGCAATTTATTCTCTTCgttttattacaatttaaaaatgcaTATCTTTTTTTCTTCTGCAGCAAACGAATGCATGAATATGAACAAATTGTTGTGACACCCTCTTGTCCGGGTGTTGATCTTTCACCCACCCAAATGAATGAAGAAAATGAAGACTTTTCCCAAAGAAGAAGATATCACCAATCGTCTGTCATAGAGGGTCATTTAGTCGATGACATTTAAAAACcagctttacaaaaaaaaaaatcaaccgaCAGAAGCCAGCTAACCATGCCACAGGACCAAGAAAATATCCCTACAAAATACCCTTCATTGTCTGGAAAAGTAAACAATGCCGCTGGCTTTTTTGAACTGGCTACCAAGCAATATTTAGGACAAATATTTACAAAGAAATCATTATTCGAAACAAACAAAAGCTCAATaagacaattttgataaaaaagaaagaaacttTTATAATTCCCCAATAAAACTCTTatatacacatttatatttcctaACAACTTTACACACCACAAAAGGAACACAAACACCACACATTCAAGAGAGGCATTTAAAGattattgaaacaattaaaagtATTTCGGCATTACtcactttttttatttagttgacTTCATCTAGCCATTCTTTAGCGTTATTTTTGTTCCTTAAGTGTTCTTGCTTAAGCAAACGTCATCGTCTATGTTATTCCaaatgagaacatttttttgttattttttggaaGACATATGTGATACTTGAGataataacaattaaaatttaaataaactgctTTATACTCGTGTATTTACCTATAtgtaaatcaaacatataaatcaaATTGCAAAGGGAAATCAAACGATaagtttcaatatataaattcctATTTGAATCCTTTACTTTTTGATTTGTACTATTTTTCCTACACTCTTTTAGTTTATTGTAAAATCCAAGTGTTATATTACTGCtatgattaattttaattacgTGTCtacttaatttaaatatttgtgaaatatttaataCTATCTTTAACAAATAACACAAACAGCTAAATTATTTAACACCATGTTTAAACTACTTTAATATAACCaagaatttaatacaaattgtAAAAAAGTGTAATACAATTGTGGAGTTAAAACTTtacacaattaaaaacaaacaataacaaatatttaaaataaatttatatatacatgaataaataacaacaaatccctatatatattatatatgaaaacattgtattgtatatttataacaaaatttgtatgtttAGGAAATAAACGCATTTAATGTACAATGAACAATTATCCAGATGCGCTACAGcttggaatatttttttctatgacttACAGTAATGCTAGCAACGATAGCatttacaaaatatgaagtaagCGAACTGGCATAATATCTTGAAAAGGAAAGCTTAAGATATCAAACCTGGAGATGGGTTCAAATGATGGATACTGGAGGCTAACCATGGCATTCAATATCACAATTTTCTAATCGGAATTTAGAATTTTCAAATTACTTGTTTACATCTTTTTGGCATATCGGAGGATAAAAATGTAAGaatatatttctaatttattacaatatatCTCTAATGAagaatatttcgaaaaatgaaTGGCGCGATTGACCTCCTCGTGAATATATCAGAAATGTGGCCATATGTAAAAATCGTTAGCATATAAATGGGACTTGAAGATGGTGGAGGAATAGAATTATGTACGTACGGGGGTAATTATGGCTCTGATATTACTATGTAATAATTGTTATACAAATGGATTAAAGATGGGTGATTCGATTCATACATTGTGGACCCCCTACCAAGAGAATCTGGTGCATTTGTGCTAACGGAACAATTGAAATGCCCTCAATACTATAGATGTAGTCGTGAATAACAATTTTCTACTCACATAGGATCCTTGTGTATATGTGGAAAGTCGCCAGCCTTAATATTGGAAACAAGTAAAATTTCCTGCTTTCTGTTTTCCGTGATGATAAAGTGTTCACCTCTTTAAAAAACTTAACCCAATTCATTGACACATTTGTATTATCCCGTTTACACACTCGATTGGTAAGTAACAACTTTTTAAGATTTTGCACTCGATTTATAAACGAAATTAATAAACCAGATAAATTAGCGAAAATCATGAACTAGTTTTTTTAAAgaagtaaaaataaaacttggaaaaaaatgtcaatatcGAAAATAGGtgaaatttaattcaatgacAGAAAAgtgtacactcaaagaaaacccTTAGTGAATAAAgcataaaaaatttactaaaatattaaaaagttttctGACAATAGGAAAAACAGTTGTTGTTTTGAAAGTTTACTCAGTacaatgtttgcaaatttttttttttctaaattgctTAAGAGATTTTAAGGCTTTTTGTTTGtctgaaataaaataatcctatatatttttttattttaagacataacagcaaattaaatttttagctaaTTGCTTAATTTACCATGGGTGTACAATTGTATAAATAGCAAAACCATTCAAAATCAACAAATCCAGAAAATCAAATATCAACAAGTTTTCAAACGCTGTTAAGCGTAAAATCagcatttttgtaaaatgtccACCAAAAGCAGATgagaagaaaactttatttagcaTCTTGAAAGTCATGAATATATCTTGATATTGTGTTTATATCGGCACTTAAAAACGAGTATTATGTTAATATCATGTATGGTTGTTAAGTATAGGAATGCTACAGGCACTCCAATCTAATTAAATTGCCTGCTAAGCTATGCCATGTGATAAAGGAAAAGTTCAACAGTGCTTTCCccatatttcataatttcttcgtATGCATATTTTTAGACATCTTTCGGAAATAGAGGTCtttgtgttttattattttgttgcgAAGTGAACTATACTTAATTCCTATATCCTGTTTGCCATAGTCTTAACAACTGGTTGACCATTTGATGGAGGGTGTGAATTGTTACCTCAACAGTGATTGTGTTGGACCATTaaacagaaaataaagaaaGACTGAGACAAACCATTTAAAACCGCATGAAAATcaataatgaaaaatatttaattgtacACCTAAAAAAACAAGGCTGTTAATGAtaacaaacatatatttataattcATTTGCTGTGGTTCTTATATTATTTGCAAATTAAAGCATAACAACATTTTGTTCGAATTTACAAGTTTTTGAGGATATTATAGTGTaggaatatatagaaaatatatgatagttgtataaattaaaaaaaaaaattaaaaaaaaaaaaatggctaaCATTTAAATGCCTAAAACAGCAGAAGACTTCCGGTTTTCCAGATTTTTTCTCAAATGTTTAGTATGGTTTTTTAGCAGCAATGGTTTATGCCCTTATTTCGCTTTGCTTACTTACcacatttttttagtgtaggtttTGCTTTGTGGCAAATATAATGACCTTTCTCTTAAACATTAATCTAGGTAAACACATGAAAACACAATGAACATTAAGTTATTTTGACTGTCTTACTAAGTCTTTTCTCAACAGAGACATTTCGCAAAGATTTACAAAATTACTTGGGCAACAACATCTCTTAAATCATGTTGATGTATtattcaaatacatatattgaaATATGTGACTTTGAACTTGGAAGGGAAGATCATATCGTTCATGTGATattaattttcttgtttaaaTAAATACTTAAATTGTGGGCGAATATACTTTGcgcttggattttttttaataattacatTCCGAATCTAATTGCAGTAAATTTAGAAGATTTGTGTGGAAGGTTAAGTTCAAGGTGTtgtaatcacaaaaaattgattaatagaGAATGATACGGGATAAATCTTAAGGAAATATGCTCTTTTTGATGGGATCTTATACCGAAAAAAAACattcctcaggaacgaaattgtAAACAGAGGAAATTCCCCTTtcagtattttctttaaaaacaatcaaACATGAATTTATGGCAAACCATTGTACGTTGGACTTTAATATTTATAtgctttaacaggttggctgataagtccccggtctaacaaagaaaaacacatttttgtttgtcaaaattcgtttttattattcaacatagttcccttcaagagcgatacaacgattataacgaccttccaatttgttgataccattttgatagtacaccttcggttttgcctcaaaataggcctcagtttcggcgatcaccttcacttcattgcagccaattttttttgcctgcgagcatccttttgagctctgagaacaagaaaaagtcgctgtgagccagatctggagaatacgttgggtggggaagcaattcgaagcccaattcatgagtgtttgccatcgttctcaatgacttgtggcacggtgcgttgtcttggtggaacaacacttttttcttcttcatatggggccgttttgccgcgatttcgaccttcaaacgctccaataacgccatatattagtgactgttgatggtttttcccttctcaagataatcgataaaaattattccatgcgcattccaaacAACAGAGGCCATtgcttgccagcggacttttaagtctttccacgcttcggagacggttcaccggtcgctgtccactcagccgactgtcgattggactcaggagtgtagtgatccatccatccattgtcacatatcgacggaaaaactcggatgtattacgagttaacagctgcaaacaccgctcagaatcatcaacacgttgttgtttttggtcaaatgtgagctcgcgcggcacccattttgcacagagcttccgcatattcaaatattgatgaatgatatgaccaacacgttcctttgatgtctttaaggcctctgctatctcgatcaacttcattttacggtcattcaaaatcattttgtggatttttttgatgttttcgtcggtaaccacctctttcgggcatccactgcgttcaccgttctccgtgctcatttcaacacgcttgaattttgcataccaaacaattattgttgatttccctggggcagagtccggaaactcattatcaagcaaagtttttgcttccaccgtattttttcccttcagaaaacagtattttatcaaaacacgaaattcctttttttccatttttttcacaatgacaaaagttgcttcacaaaagacgctctatctcacaaactaattgacttacagacgtcaaattttgacacgaatcatttgaacgttggtactatataaaaataatatgcatttaatactagcgacgccatctatgtgtcagaccggggacttatcagccaacctgttatactgtTTTTCCGGCATCAGAAGAAATCTTTACTTGTCTAAAATCAAAAACGAAACCTCTTCTATCAGTGTAGAAAAATGCTTGCAATTACaaccaaaaaaggtattttctgCCACATGGTATGTAGAAGGTTATAAAAATCGGTTGGTGCTTGCTGATGATAAAATGATAGTCCCCCCATACAGGAGACTATGTCCAGGAATCTGATGGTATAATCGAAATGAGGAAGATATTTTAAAACTAGATATCAGAAATTAGAGAAGCTGTAAGACCATATAGTCTGTATATAGTCACTTAAAGCCTATAAGCTCTAAAATATGTCAAATCTACAacaatgatgaaatgtcaatatTTACTTAAATACGCATTACAAAATAAGTCTCATTTACTCATTGCTGATATTGACAcaaatctataaattttgttttcaattaaaaaatgaataatagCTATTCCCGGTATCGTCATCATGACAACTACATCTTCAGTTTTCTCCCTTTGGCATCATCAGTGTCATGTTGAATTAACAACTATGTGTTTATATGCAGGTCATTCAAAATTGAATGCTTTCGTTTCCAATTTTAAATTGCTTCTTTTTGTTGGATCACTTGTCTTCTGGTCGGCAATATGGGCACGTACATACATACttacaaacaaaaatgtaaacTTTAAAAGTACAATTATTTGCCATTTGTCGTAGAGGTTGGTGGTCATTATGAAGCTGACGTTACTACATTACTTTTTTaagcaaatataaaaatactttcTCCTTCTTGGTGTGGTTTTTCGGTTTCATTTATGtcgtctttttttaatttaacatatATGAGATTCCCCTTCAGCTGTCTACATAGTTTTGGTTTGATTAGTCATAAAGTATTCATCTCtgtttgctatttttttttttagctaatCGTTATAATATGTTAATTTAAAGCAAACAGTGAAGTtatttaataaagggtgattcttttgaggttaggattttcatgcattagtatttgacagatcacgtgggatttcagacatggtgtcaaagagaaagatgctcagtatgctttgacatttcatcatgaatagacttacgatctgccacaacgtcgaattttcagtgaatgggccctagaaaagttggcagaaaatccgcttttttatcgacaaattttgttcagcgatgaggctcatttctggttgaatggctacgtaaataagcaaaattgccgcatttggagtgaagagcaaccagaagccgttcaagaactgcccatgcatcccgaaaaatgcactgtttggtgtggtttgtacgctggtggaatcattggaccgtattttttcaaagatgctgttggacgcaacgttacggtgaatggcgatcgctatcgttcgatgctaacaaactttttgttgccaaaaatggaagaactgaacttggttgacatgtggtttcaacaagatggcgctacatgccacacagctcgcgattctatggccattttgagggaaaacttcggagaacaattcatctcaagaaatggaccggtaagttggccaccaagatcatgcgatttgacgcctttagactattttttgtggggctacgtcaagtctaaagtctacagaaataagccagcaactattccagctttggaagacaacatttccgaagaaattcgggctattccggccgaaatgctcgaaaaagttgcccaaaattggactttccgaatggaccacctaagacgcagccgcggtcaacatttaaatgaaattatcttcaaaaagtaaatgtcatggaccaatctaacgtttcaaataaagaaccgatgagattttgcaaattttatgggtttttttttttaaaaagttatcaagctcttaacaaatcaccctttatttagaaAGATGTCTTAGGTGAAGTTATTATGTTAGATTTGCAATTAAGagaaattaattggaaatatgtaaTATccgttgaatagaaaattttaagaaattcatttgataaaatatggcagtattttattaacattatcTTTGTAAAGTggtatacacccaaagaaaaaatactttcctctggaACGAAATTTAAAGCAAACAAAATTCCCCTTTCTTTTAAAGAGTTCTCTTTGAGAGATATTAAACCCGAGTTTATAACAAACGATTTAGCGATATCTctaaactattttttgtggaaatttttgcttgtctaaaattttattcctaggaaaataaaacacaaattgaGATATTTTTAGTTTCGAATGGAAGTTTCcttaatcgtaaataggttttcaaattctggggaggGTTGACATTTCTCCGGAGGGAGATAAGGCCTAAAAacgcaagaaaattttatgaactgaatgcctttaaattttcaatgacatATAAATAAGTTCAATGCTAACTAAAAAACTAACTCATAAATAGCAAATATACACTACAGTGTGGTTAAAATTGCAATGATCACGGCacctaagattttttctttatttttagttagttttagtttttcgaGAAAGGTACATTACGTGAATGGTagttaaaattccaaaaatgtcagaaaatgttcattaatttaattaatctaaaatttttggaatacaatttagttcaattttcgcacgagatagttcatttttcgcataACATAGTTTGCTTTTTCTCTGTTCATAAATCTAtcctctaacaagtgtgttacatatctggctataaaaaagaaaattttgcggcATTGAAGTGAAAATATAATTGTACTTCAGTTCATTGTACTACCTTGTAAAAAGGTGTATAAAACCtcgataactttatttttattccctttgaaaatattccatgacaaacaaaagacttaagacacaaaaattgtttcactCCATTTTGAATCTTGACcctatcaaaaaaattaaattgatcttTAAACctaattttcccatagaaatttctttaataatctctttttaaattgttttgaattaaaaattaattattacttTAACTTTGCAAAAAGGTATATAAAATAATCTATAGGTTatgatttacttctctttgaaaatattccacaaacaaaagacttaagacacatacTTGTTTCAC
It includes:
- the LOC142228626 gene encoding solute carrier family 12 member 8 — its product is MSNSTNNGSGGGRRSQQVDWNRFGLDDDGEVVVANFRQRGANTGGFVDLGNEHTYASGGHQASGANEIFAQVQGDKPWWRSNFFISQPVLFGTWDGVFTSCLINVFGVIVFLRSGWIVAQAGIVNAMLIIFCTVVIALVSVLSAVGICERCRVESGGVYFLIAHTLGSRFGGSLGLLYCFGQAVGCALNVMGFGESMAGLVGLEGNKWAIRGFAAAAVILLGCINVAGVKWVIKLQFILLMILLVSALDFMVGSFIGEDPQNGFDGWVSSNFVENLWPKYEDGYSWFRVFGVFFPTVTGVLSGINMSGDLRSPNTDIPNGTLAAFGTSTFLYMVFILFLGSTCQRATLLTDFMISVKVSAVHFLLLAGIYVSSMSSCLGAMYGTPRVLQSIAKESVIPGIDVLAKGRGPNKVPLHAMAVVAVVTVTFIIVGDINFLAPIVTMPFLLTYACIDYSYFALAQTFDIQEQREERFRIQASSPSYETRRYGATQDGNDLDLLFPDRVRHKNLQSPQNSPLHVPSTTNNVNTQQNGFVSNTEASTASSTPVFQEGVNSTNAEGNLEAVTTQENDEEEPIAPIRPPIHSKTKNWYSGYCNRWASLLGAITKLLVMLLVNWYYALTCFLVVFVVWFYVGTANPAVKPGLTAEFNFFAWLKSVIFRCFGKRMHEYEQIVVTPSCPGVDLSPTQMNEENEDFSQRRRYHQSSVIEGHLVDDI